In Nicotiana tabacum cultivar K326 chromosome 11, ASM71507v2, whole genome shotgun sequence, a single window of DNA contains:
- the LOC107826913 gene encoding uncharacterized protein LOC107826913 → MGNHQETRRELIKAKIPFYFYPFLKTNGKNGNDKPLEFIRLTSLGVIGSLTKFDDPYGGEILYFFLETELVPLCLHCMDLGDELSRKVATLIVMKILMQEEGLSYCCALAERFYSIVQVLHRVVQKLSQKPCILLLRYVIQSYLCLSQVSRFVGPSDAFRSQIPCQLFDNTFMDMLRDDPETSTMLQQLYVHIMR, encoded by the exons ATGGGAAATCACCAAGAAACAAGAAGGGAGCTCATAAAAG CTAAAATACCATTTTATTTTTACCCATTTCTCAAGACCAATGGAAAAAATGGAAATGACAAGCCTTTGGAGTTTATCAGGCTCACCAGCTTGGGTGTTATCGGTTCCCTAACAAAG TTTGATGATCCATACGGTGGTGAGATCCTTTATTTTTTCCTGGAAACAGAACTGGTTCCTTTGTGCCTGCATTGCATGGATCTAGGTGATGAATTGTCGCGTAAG GTTGCAACACTCATAGTTATGAAGATTTTGATGCAAGAGGAAGGACTAAGCTATTGCTGTGCGTTAGCTGAACGGTTTTACTCAATAGTACAGGTCTTGCATCGAGTAGTACAGAAACTTTCTCAAAAACCCTGTATACTGCTGCTAAGATATGTGATACAATCTTATCTGTGTCTTTCACAAGTATCAAGGTTCGTCGG GCCATCTGATGCATTCAGAAGCCAAATTCCTTGTCAGCTATTTGACAACACCTTTATGGACATGCTTCGT GATGACCCCGAAACTTCAACGATGTTGCAGCAGCTATATGTCCATATAATGCGCTGA